The Macaca nemestrina isolate mMacNem1 chromosome 9, mMacNem.hap1, whole genome shotgun sequence genome includes the window ACTCAATTTTATTGTAGCAAAAACTGCAATGGAAAAACAACCAATTGTCACAACCTATCTGGGAAGGGCATTGTGTGGAATAAACATAAGTCATCAGCTAGTCCAAGCACttagattttttgtttctcttttttaatcttCAAGACAACCTAAGGACACAAAGAAGAAGTTATTATCAGGCTTttttttataattgaaaaatgTAACAGATAAATTTTCTATGCATGAAATCCCTTTATATTGAACATAAATTTTCTTGGACAAAAATCTTGGCTTTTAAGAAACATTAATAgctatctttttccttttgttaacTAGAATCCATTTATAATTCAAGCTTTTATTCCACCAGAAGAAAGTAACTTAGTCTGAGTTAATTGAGTTATGTTTATTGTATGCAAGTATCCACTCTTAGGACATCACCTCTTCTAGGGATCAAATCTAATTTCCTGGAGAGAATGGCTTACAAGGAGGGCATTTTGTTTATCAGCATTAGCCATGCTGATACTAGCTGGGCATCCAAGTTACCATAAGTTTCCAAGTTTTCAGTTCAAAAGGCCCAAGCaatgccgggcacggtgggtcacgcctgtaatcctagcactttgggaggcccaagagggctgatcacaaggtcaagagtttgagaccagcctgaccaacatggtaaaaccccgcctctactaaaaatacaaaaattagccaggcgtggtggcgtatgcctataatcccagctactcaagaggctgaggcagaagaatcttttgaacctgggaggcggagattgcagtgagccaagattgcgccactgtactccagcctgggtgacagagcgatactccatctcagaaaaaaacgaaacaaaacaaaacaacaacaacaaaaggcccATGTGGATCACAGCTGTGTTCTTTTGACCTTAGCTACACAGTCACTTTAGACCTTATGCACTCTCAGTTAATTCGATGCACCCTACCTCTCAGATTTTATTCTTTAACTCATCTGTCTCTACCCCAGGAATTAACCCTGGTACAGCAGGTTGGAAACCTTTTTCTCAGGCATACATACAAATGATTAACTTTTTTGGGGGCATGAGACTTCACATTTTCTACCCTTTCTCTGTTTGTTTAAGAAAAGTGGCTATTACTGAAGTATTCCTGCTTagtattaatttataaaatacatttatgtcCATAGCTATTCTAGGCTGTAGCTTTTGTAACACAAAGTATGTTTTCTTGAGAAATAATGCTTTttagaaaaaatgattttcaaaatccATTGTGAAACTCAAAAACCAATACTTGATATGTTTTGTTCTACGTATTTTTATATGGAATCTTTCATTGAAAAAGCCAATTAATCATTCTTATCtgatagaaagaaacaaaaggcaagaaaaatgatTGTGAATGAAAAAGATGTCAATAAATAAactaatttcatttaaaaatgaaactattaaagaaaataaaatcaaatgatgAAAGCTCTATTTTTCAGTTTCTGGTAGACTGCTGTAGTtgtccagagaaacagaacccaaaagagacattatatatataaaaatccttatatataaaaatatatcttaaatatatatgaagtttatatataatatatattttatacatagagtaaatattcataatttctatattatttataattaatatatactttagatataatttatatattatatatcattaatttatattaatataatatttaattattgatatatataattaacataggcttatatatattagatattatacatataaactttatatataaatttattaggAGAGAGAGTTATTATAAGAAATAGGTCCACAGaattctgaaggctgagaagtcccaagatgTTCTGTCTAGAAGCTACAAACCCAGGAGAGGTGATGGTGTAGTTCCATCTGAGTATGAATCCATGAGAACCACGAGAACCAATGGTATAAATTCTAGCCCAAATCCAGAGCAAAGTCCTAGGAACTGGAAGGCTGCTATTTTAAGTTTCAGCCCAAGTACAGAAGAACAATATTCCAGCCCAACAGTCAAGCAAAGAGAGTGAATTCTCCCTTCCTTcatatttttgttctatttgggtcCTCAAGGAAATGGATGCTGTTCACTTACATTGAGGGCAATATATTTTAGTCAgcctactgattcaaatgctaatctcatccatAAACACCCTTGCAGACAGAAATAATgattaaccaaatatctgggcatccTATGACTCAGTCAAGATGATACATAAACCTAATTATTAAAAGTCTACCCTTTTTCAACATGGCACTCATCTGTGTCTCCTTAAACCACAAGTAATCTCCAAGTGAAGAGAGTAACCGGGTCATGATTCTGCCTAACATGACACAGTGATCCTGTGCACAACCAAAACCACACCAACTCCTTCCTAGAAAAGGAGATAAAGTACgtaatatttaattttctctttgatatactgtGATATAAATACTATGAGGTAAAATAGACTATACTTAAATACTATGATATAAAGTTAATACATCTTAGTTAGATGATAACGGaataagacaagaaagaaaacaaagatatttattATACACACAAACGAAAATAACAAAATAGGAGCAATACTCATGACAGTTACAATGCTCACGTTTTCAGTGGTCACATGGTCGTAGCTAGTATTAATAATTACCTTTTTCAATATTCATTCtgtatttcctttgtcttctttCAGTAAGCACCTCAGCTGGTCATGGTTCTCAATTTAATGCAGGAACCCAAACCTTTATTCCTGAAGTACACAGCCCATtagtagtcctgcctggattgggttgtCGTAGCTTTCCATCAACATGAATCAGAGGACGTGCTAATTCTCACAGACATGCTTTCTTATTCTCCATTGTGGAGTAGAAGTCCAACTTTCTATTGGTAGTGAGGATAAACCACTCAAGTCAGCTCAGTAACTCTATTCTTTGCCAATTTATTCAGAGGCACAAGGAGCCCAAAGTTGGCAGGCAgcagtcttaacttccagttcaGTGGAATCATTGCTGTGCTTCTTGTGGGAGCATTCTTCCCTCTGGCCTTTATGCCAGCAGAGCATAAGgttgtgggaacaggaagcaaactTTGCCAGTGGGTCACTGGGAATGATAGTGAGAGGTACCACTTCCATTTCTATCCCTTGATTCTTGGATCTGTGAATCCTTATGGGGAAAACATCATATGTTAACTGATTCAGAGTGCAAACAGTCTTCTGAAAAACACTGCCAAGATTTGCAAGGTCTTGCTGCCTAGATGGCACTATGAGTCTTCAAAGGGCTATTCCACCTTTCTGTCAAGCCAAATGCTTCAGGATGGTGGAGAACATGATAataccagtgaattccatgagcatagGCCCATTGTAATATTTTTTTTGTGGTTAGTTCCTTGATTAGAAGCAATGCTGTGTAGAAGACCATGATGGTGGGTAAGGAATTCTGTAagtccacagatggtagtttTGGCAGAAGTATTGTATGCAGAGAAGGTAAATCCATATcaagagtaagtgtctattcaaGTAAGAACAAAATGCTACCCCTTCCATGATGGAAGTAATCCAATGTAATCAATGTACCACCAGGTAGCTGGTTGATTACCCCAGGAAATGTTGCCATATCAGAgtctcagtgttggtctctgctgttGGCAGATAGAGCACTCAGATGCATCCATAGCCAGGATGGGCTTGGTAAATGAAAgtcatgttgctgagcccatgcatcacctccatccctgccaccttGGGCACTTTGTTCATGAACCCACTGGGCAATGACAGGAGTAACTGGAGGATAAGGCTGACTGGTATCCTTAGAATGaatcatcctatccacttgattattaaaaatcCTCCTCCACTGAGGTGACCCTTTAGTGAGCATTTACAAAGCACACAAATGTCTTCACTCTTTGTTTTTTTGCACCTTTAGATAATTCTATCTACATACTTCTTCCCCAAGTTTCCTTGCCTCCAATTTTTCAATCTTGTTTCCTCCAGATTGCTGACTATCCAGCCAAGCTGTTGTTCACAGCTTATGAATTAACATATAATCATATATCTGGACATTTCTTTTTCCAAGATAAGTGAACACCAAGTGTGCTGCCTGAAATTCTGCCCATTGGGATAATTTTTCTTCACCATTATTCTTTAGAGATGTACTAGAAACTGGCtatagtgctgcagctgtccacttttggaTATTGTCTGCATATCATGCAGAATCATCTGTAATCTAGGCctaagtttttgctttttctattaACAGATCATAGGGTACTCCCCATAAGGCCATGGGTGCAGATGAGAGAGCAGAAGCAGTATAGCAGGAGTAAGGACCATGAGCATCTGggctatatttttatataaattacttGTGCCTTTAGAGCCTGTTTGTGCCCAGTCATAATATAATACTTCCTTGATGATGCATCGCTACTGTGAAAGTCCAACTTCACGGCTTGGTGGGCCAGGTAACACCCAGCTCATGATGGACAGCTTAGGTTGCCCATGATTAAACATTCAGTTCTCTATGAAGGTTCAGTAAAGAGTTGTTCCTTAAAAGGAGTAGTTATTTGCAGAGGATGACAGAACTTTATTCCAAAATCCAAACGGCCTGCACTACCATTCGtctatgggggcctgccaaaggcgTCAAACAGAATctctatctgccactgacacttcaagcaccattggatctgctgaatcatatggcccaagaggcagagcagcttgcacagcagcctggacctgttgcagagccttctgcTGCTCTGGGCTCCACTCAAAACTAGCAGCTTTTCAGGTCACTTGGCACTGTCACACTCGGAAATAATGCATaataggcaaaacaaaaaaaaatgtttagccaAATATCTTGGCACCAGTGACACAGGCCACTTCACACATAAAATTAGCTGACACAGTTGCACTGAATTAAAATGGCTTGGTTGGAATAGGAATGGTAAGAGTGTTAACTAACTCATAGCTCTATGTGTCTTTTGAATATAGCTGTCTATCTTTATATCCATCTACCAACCTATCTATCTAAGAGATACATACGTGTAAAGCTAACATTGTGAGTCACGACTCAGTTGAATAAGAACACtacaaataactttaaaaactcaaatgcCTTTGAAACCTTCTGTCTTccctccaataacaaataaacttctaaattttgtttttatcactctcctgttttcaaaatagttttactGAAAATGAATGAGTTTTGAATAGGATGCTGTTATActttgtatgtttttaattttatactaATGATAACACTACATGAATTATTGTCATGTGCCTTTTCACTCAAAATTGTTTCTTGTCATTTATCCATGTTATTTTACACAGATATACCTTATTTTCAGTGCTATAAGTATTCCAGTGGATAGATATTCTGcaacttttaaattcattttactaTGTTCTGCATTATACCATTTTGGAAGCATTTTGGGATAAGTTTTAcatcttaataaaaaataaattttcataagCATTCTATATGTGCTTAAAAAACCACCTTCTCAAATGTTTGAAAAAGAATCTTATATATGTGCATTTAATTTACTTAACCATGTTCTTTTAGTGTTAGATAGTCTTAATTTGTCTATCAATGACCAACATAATgcaaatgttgaaatattttgaatatgatCATTAATTTGccaattcattttctatttctatctaATATCATTTTGTATGTTCTACTTTTGATATATTTCTTGTCAACACTAATTGGagactatattttaaatataatctaGAAATAATTGTCTTTTAAATAGTTAATTGGTCTACATGAATATCTAGATTATTGctattattgatatatttggaaTGAAGTGAATATATCATATATTGATATCTCATCTATTGCTTTACTGTAGACTGAGTTTTCCCCAGGTTATGTCCTCCTTTCTTACCTTCTTGGAATTATTTTACTTCTCATACACATTGTTCAAACACTACTTTGGAAACCACATAATTCATGAGTTTTCTTTCAGTGCACACTCATTAGAAAGTATTGTGTTTATTTAACATGACCATCTATCTTAACCACCCTCCCTCAACAGAGAAAGAATTTGGAACTCTATCTCTGATTAAATCTATCTTGAATGTTATCATTTTCCAGTATTTTAgttcaattttttatttcctaatcacagacatataaaatattatcaacaGTGTTAGGACCATCACAATTCCATGGGCAAGGATATATCCAGGCAAAGATGATTGCATTTGACTATCACAGATCAATGATTCTAATATGAAATACAATCTACTCATCTCTCCTGTCTCTGATTTCTTGATCTGAAAGCCCCTCTATGCTTTTTCCTCAAAGGATGCTTCCTCGGTGATGTTCATGACAGCATATTGCTGTCATGAACATTCCACACTGTTTGGCAGTATTGTGTTTCTCATTTTAACCAACAAATTGAATCTGTACTTTATATGCCGGTCTCttgggaatattttaaattatgggaGGCATAAACTTACTCCAGAGAGATCAAATCCATTTCCTGGAAAGACAAACCCAACAATAAAATCCTGAGACATAAGCAATTTTGTTTCCTTAGAAGTCCTTTCATCTGTCTTGTTACTGCAGCACACAATTGGTCAGAGAAGCCCTCTGAAAATCACAATAACAGTAATGCTAGCTCTACACACAGAAACTCAATTGCatattttcaggaaaaatgtaaaaatcaacaaTATGATACATAtaaccccccaaaaaataaaaacatcacatAGTGTTTATTCTCATAAGACATTAACTACAATAATGAATTAACATatagtgaaaaaaattattttttaaattttttctcctgttttcacttacgttgtttccacttttttaaacttcttttttacttttcttcttttttgtttttttcattcatttattattgcTTTAATTGTCTTTCTATGTTGATAACTGGGAAAAGTGTATAAGATTAGATCTTGGGTTACTAAGGAAAAGCTATAGAAAATAATCATATGcggccaggcgcagaggctcatttctgtaatcccagaactttgggagacaaaggcaggaggatccctttgGCCCAAGAGTTtcagaacagcctaggcaacatagggagacactatctctataaaaaaatatgaaaaaataaactaagtgtggtggtgcacacctgtagtccaactTACTTTGGaaaatgaggtgggaggatcacaggagcccaggagttcaaggatgtagtgagctgggatcatgccactgcactcctgcataGTTGACATAGcacgaccctgtctcaaaaaataaaataaagtaagtcatgctattaaaaaatataaaatgtattaagcTAATTCACCAGATAAAGAATGGAAGAAATCTGTTGAAACCTAAGAAATAATTAATGCCATTCAAAGATAACTGGTGAGAGCCAAGATAATTTCTAATTAATAATTGGCATTTTAATAGAAGCAGATacagtaaaaaatacaaatttggaaATAAGATTTTATTCAAAGGAAGCATATTTTGACTTTCAAAGGCTAAATTCTGTCAGAATGTATTATTGTTGAGTGAACGAATGATTAAATTTCATTGTAGATTTAAGgaaaattattacataaatatCATGCTAGTTCTGATGAATCCACTTTTCAGATGCTTTGCTTTACACTAATTGGCTTATGTTTGCCTAAGGATTATGTTTGAATGCCATCACGATAATCTTGCTTATTCTAGTATTTAGACACACAATATATTCATTCATACATATTAATGCTATGAAGGAAATAAACTGTGTCATTGCTATTGGCAAAATTGTGTGAGAAACAGAAATCTCAAAGGAGCATTTTTCAGACCACATTAATATTTTCCTGTGTCTGTCTCATTCTCCATttgtatacaaatataaaaatgtagcTTTGAAGGTAATTTCTCTACTCAGGCAATGATTTTCCCAAATATCCTGAAATCACACGTTACCAAAATTCATATTCGCTAATTGTTCTTTTTCTACTCTCCATATTTGCATATTTCTCTTTTGTGAAGTATTACAAATGACATATGacatatgattattattatttagaatgTTCAGGCAAAATTTTTAATGATCATTTACAAACACTCCATAATCATCAAATACCAGTTACACGATCTTGcagatttaaaaaatccaataTTGTTTAATTGTTAACAGTAACtagttattctttttaatattttcttacattcaTTATTATAAATTCATCTAACACAGGTATTACGGAGGTGATAATTAAGTTTGGAAGATTAATTTTACTTGTCATGACATCTAAGCATGTAGTCAACAATGTTGTTAATTGAGATAAAGTAAGCATAATGATTAGAAACTCAAGTATTTCAACAGGTAATCATTCTCAGCTACCAATATTGTCAGACATACTGTTGATGTTACAGTGCATATGTCAGACTCATATCACCTACaaggtaattttaaattaaaactggTGAGGATTTAGAAAATTCTACATTGATGAACATTTTCATAAAGTCTgatacaaaaagcaaaacaaattgaGGATATAGTTTGTTTCTGTTATTCTTGAAATGGCAAGACAGAGAAACGATACTCTTCATAGActacatatatgtaatttatttatttatttatttatttatttatttattttttattttttattttttttttgagacggagtctcgctctgccgcctgtgctggagtgcagtggccgggatctcagctcactgcaagctccgcctcccgggttcccgccattctcctgcctcagcctcccgagtagctgggactacaggcgccgccacctcgcccggctagtttttttgtatttttttaatagagacggggtttcaccgtgttagccaggatggtctcgatctcctgacctcgtgatctgcccgtctcggcctcccaaagtgctgggattacaggcttgagccaccgcgcccggccatgtaatttatttttaagacagaatctctctctgttgcccaggctggaatacagtgaagtaattttggctcattgcaacctttgcctcctgggctcaagtgattctcccacctcagcctcctatgtagctggaactacaggtgcatgccaccacacctggctaatttttgtatttttaatggagatggggtttcaccatgttggcttggGTGGTCTCGAACACCTAACCTCAGataatttgcctgcctcagcctcccaaaattctaggattacagacatgagccaccacacctggcccatagaCAATATTTTTTGACTAGCATGAAACCAGAAACACATATAAGACAGAGCACAGCAAAAATTAGAATGTACTAACTCAAAACTTGGATGAACTTGATTCTTTGATAATCAATCTCTAACATATTTGCTAAAAATATCTCATTTACTGGGACAAAAAACTTGCCTGATTGCTCTCTCAAAGACATCTTATCTTTATCCATGTATGACCTCTGACAAGCTCATGCATAAACCTAAACCATGGTCAAATTCAAATCAATATAATTTAATACCACTTTTTAGGAAAGAGAAAAGTATAACTGTTTCTTGTATGAATATTGTGTATCAAATATACAAAATCATCAACTGACCAGTAAAAATATCAACTTATGCCTGGTGGGGTTGAGTAGAGAGATTCAGAAATAGCCATAGACAAACGTTTTATAAGatattcaacttaaaaaaaatcactgcagtTACTAATTACTCCAGAACAAATGtgattatttctataaaattggAAACTAATAGGATTACAGAAATTTTAATCTACTACAGAGGGTTTACTACACATATATTCTGAGCCTATCAAATCAGCTATATACTAAGAAcacatatgtgtgagtgtgtatatttttatacatccctttaacaaatacaaaagtatttttatagccaaattattattctattttgaaGGAAGTCACTTTTTTGAACTACATTATCCAATTATATTGCAATTGTTTAAACTTTGCTAATGGAAAATGTCTTTCAAGTTTCAGTAGGGCACAATAATTAGATTGAGTTCAATATGGATTATGATTATTATTGAATgaatatttcatttgaaaatagccaagacatttaaaacagaaacaagtCTTGTAGAATATCAGATATTACAGAATTCTCTATATCATACTATAAATATTAAGTTTGTCCTAAGAGCAATGTGAACTGACCAAAATGTTTCAAGTGAGGAAACTGTAGAATAATTAAATTGTATTGTTCAATAATGATTCTTTCTTGAATGAGGGGAAATAATTAAAGAATATAATGATTTTCATGACGAATTATATTGAATGAAACTAGTGTGAGATCACTGATGGTTGAAGAAGTTgatttgagaattatttttttttttctttttttctttttttttttttttgagacggagtctcgctctgtcgcccaggctggagtgcagtggcccgatctcggctcactgcaagctccgcctcccgggttcacgccattctcctgcctcagcctcccgagtagctgggactacaggcgcccacaaccgcgcccggctaattttttgtatttttagtagagacggggtttcaccgtggtctcgatctcctgaccttgtgatccacccgcctcggcctcccaaagcgctgggattacaggcgtgagccaccgcgcccggccatcgagaattattaaaatttaaaaaatttttttttttttgagacagtgtctcactctgtgaccctggagtgctggagtgcagtggcatgatctcagctcactgcaacctccgcctcccgggttcaggtgattctccttcctcagcctcccgagtagccgggattataggcacacgccaccatgccaggctaattttgtatttttagtagctacggggtttcaccatattgaccaggctggccttgaactcttgacctcaagtgattcacctgccttggcctcccaaagtgctgggattactggcatgagccactgcacctggcctaaaaattgtatttttatttgacaataatTGTATATCTGAGAATTTAAATTGACACAACTCAGTGACCCACTGTAAGTAGTTGGTGAAAGAAATGGACTTATGTGTTTCTGGATGGAGCAACTATGTAAATGATGGCACCTCTCATGAGATAGAGAATATTGGAATAGAAAAACATTTGAGTAATATAACatgtaatttatttcaaatatattaagtTTAAAGTGTCTAGTATGCAATTTAATAGTGAATTTGAAACTCAAAAATTTTTTACAGTTGgtgttaaaaattcaaaagttgtCAGAATATAGTTGATGGTGGAAATTGCTGGAGTCGGTTCATTGGGGGATATACAGAGTGAGAAAAGATAATTAGAGTGTATAGAATCTCAAACATCTGATGATTACTCGAAGAAAGAACAAGCAAAACAGACTGATAAGAAGTTGTTAGAGAGGTGAAGAAAGATATTGAGATTACGCCAGCATTGAAGCCAGAGAAAGGTGgctcaagacttttttttaatcaagtgGTGCTGATATCTAGTAAAAGTTGTCttacaattatttttcaatagAAGCTTTTAGGAGAATAATTAGATTTGGAGCCAAAGAGGTGTGTTGAGAATACAGTGGAGGTGAGAAACTGAagacaatgaataaatgaaccatTAAATATTTCAGAGTTTCTAAAGAATAGGAAACAGATAAGGCAgtaaaagatatattaaaaatatgtgagatagaaatttttttaaaacatggatttTACTTGAGTCTGCACAAATGCTGCGTAAATTAATGTGTAGAGGGAAGAAGATGGGggaatagaaagaagaaagagaaaactgaaattagGGAAACATTCCAGAACATAGGAAGAACTGGTATTGAGAAGACAGGTGGGGGAGGGTCTTTATTTAGGAACAAAATGCAAATCAGTGACTTATCTCATAACATATATGAAATTATTCCAgatagataaaataattaaatgtaaatagaaaatatatttacataccaaaagaaaatattgataaatacttaaatgattttttaataaaaaaactagacataatggtttttaaaagaatcaatagATTTGACTGTATAAACTGTAATCTATAATATGTCACAAATGCCATAAACATAATACAAAATAAgtagtaaaatgagaaaaaatgctAGGTATATGAATGCTACTAATGTAATATCAGAGTAGATATTAGAATGTATCTTGTAAACAAGGGCCACACATGATgat containing:
- the LOC139356062 gene encoding transmembrane protein 78-like isoform X6, which encodes MVPVLQSNNFRGRGGKTSEEAAGREPSIMRQGRAMSTMQECSGMIPAHYILELLGSCDPPTSFSKVVLKIKKEKQKI